TGAAGATCGAAATTACGGGCTCCGCGATCGGCGGAGAAGACGCAAAAGAAGCCCTGTGGGTCGATGAGATCGTCAGCGCAAGTGATCTAGCCAACGTGTCTTTGACATTCCGACTGGAACCTTATCGAAACGTCGATCTGGACAATCTTGTCCGGCCTGCGATGCGAGCTCTGAAGAAGTCGGGCTTTTACCAGAGTGGGTTTCCCGAGTTGAACTCGATTACGGCATCGAAACTGGTCGGCCAGCCGATCGGAGTGACCATCGAATCCGGTATTCAGTTAATCCCAGAGGGAAAGTTGCTCTCCGTCGAGTCGGACCACATTCCGCCGTCAGACCCAACCTTTGCCTGGAAATCAGAATGGACCGCGGCCATTCAAAAAGAATGGGACGTGCCAGTGATCTCCAAACCAATCTGGCTCGCCATCTCCACTACCAGCGTTCGCTCACTCGTCGATCTGATGAAACCGATCATCGATGGCCTAGAACCAGTGCTGGGACGAGATCCCGATGGTCGGAATAGGTTTTGTCCCAACGATCACTTGGTAAATTGGCTACAGATTCGACGAGTCTCAAGCGGTGCTGCGGTAAAGCTCGTTGCCGGCATGCTCAGCTAGATTCGTGAAGCAGCTTCAAGCCAATTCTGACTCAGCCAGGCATGCTCGGCGGCGAGCGCCGCGATACGAGACTCAAACGGGCCTAACATCGGACCATTTACCGGCGATAGATCCGCTGTCCAATTTCCCTCTTCGGTCGGTTCTACATGCGAGCCACGAGCAATTGAGACTCGGCCGAGCTCCCGCAGCGGTAACGCCTCGTCGTAAATGCAACGGACATCGCCATTGCATGAGATAAGAAGTTGCATCTTCGCGGCTCCTCATCGTGGGCGACGTAAAATATTGCGACGCGGACGATCAACGAGCAGGCCGTCCAGCGACGCCTGGACCGCGCCTAGTTGAGTGGCAACCTGGCTTCGCAGGGTGTCGTTATCTCGCAGTTGCTGCGGCTCGATTCCTGTGACAATCTGCCGTGCGCGGTCGACCAGTTCATCGAGCTGTGGGTTTGACCGCACATTGAGCTGGCGGAATCGCTCAAAGAACTCAGTCAGATTGCCGATCGCCGAGTCACGAAAGACTTTCGGCTTTCCATCGCCGTGGCCACTCAGGCGCTCGGCCAGATGATCGACCAGTCGGGCGATCTCCTCCAGAAAGGCCTGTTCGGCCAATTGAATCGCCTCATCGAATCGAGATTGCATCCGCCGACATTCCTGCTCGTAGAGCTCGGGATTCAGTTGACGCAGATAGTTCGGAGGCTCCACGCTTGGATAGTCGTGCTCGATGGCGAACATGCCGATCAACGAAGGTGGATAATCATCGGAATTGTAAAGCTCGCCCAGGCGACTTCGTGCTGCTTGGCGCAGGTCAGCGAAGTGGCGGTCGAGTTCAATCACCGCCTCGTCAAGCTCCTCCTTAAATTCGGCGATCCGAGTATCGAAATGTGCGATGGCGTCCTGTCGAATCAGACGGATGCCCGGTTCCGGAAAAGGAAGGCTCATTCCCTTCCAGTAATGCAACGCTTGGCCACGGATCGCCGTGACCGCTTTGAACGCGGGATGGGACGTATCGAGCAGTTTTTTGCCGGCGGAGAGAAACTTTCCCTCCGCGCCGAAGGAGTCCGCCGCTTGGTCACGTTGGTGCAAGCTGAGCGACTTTCGTACTCCGAGCCAGGTGAAACTGAGCCGGGCGGCTGCCATCGTTGACTGCAACCGTCCTGCGTGTGACTCCCGCGAGAGATCAACATCGGGATCCAGTATTGTGGTCATCCGGGATTCCTTTTCATTCGTGCATTGGGACAAGAAACAAAGGAAGCCGCACCACTCTCTTTAAGAATGATGCGGCCGGAAAATTCGAAGCGGATTAACTGAGGCGCTCTCTTGAGTGCTCAATTATGGTTAGTTTGATTGCGGCATATCACCACCGATGTCAGGCAATGAAAAATCGCGTCCTGGATATCTTTTGATGAGCTTGCTTTGCATCGCGATGACCTCATCCAGTAGGTCCATTTCACTGCGCAACATTTCCTGAAAGTCTGCATACCATTGCGTGATTTCTGGCGGAAGCTGCTCTCTGGCTTCCACCGTCGATCTGTCCAGCCAATCCACGACGTCGCTCAGCGTCTGAATAGAAGACGGAGGTTTTTGTGAAAGAAATACGGAAATCGATCTTTGGAGCACCTTCAGCCTGCGTTCTTCAGATTCCAAAAGTCGCAGCGAAAAGGCGACGAGCTCCGGTTCAATTTTGGGTCCCGATCGTGATGACCAGTCGACGCCATCGATCTCCTTTTGCATTTCGAGCAAATGGGACTGGTAGTACGGCGACTCATCGAAGTCAATGTTCAATGGGCGTCCGAATCGAGAATGATGTCGATTGAACACCGTCAAAGACCAGTAGTACGATTCGTTTACTCCGGCAAGTGAATCGACATCCACAAGCGAGTTTGCTGCACTGGAAATTCCTAGCGATGGAGCAACGTGCTCCATAAACCAGCTACATGCCTCGGTTAATTCCATAATAATATGGCAAACAATCGCCAAAAAAGCGGCAAGGCAGATGAGCGGAAGAAAGACAACATTCGTCAGCAGGCCGAATGGCCATGCCAAAACGGCTAAGATCAGCAAACCGATCGTGAACGAAATTCCAGGCGCGCGACTAATCAGATTGTGTATTTTCCACCCCAGACTATTCCAATCGATTGAGAATCTTGAGATTTTTGAATTTGATGCTGACGAATTGTGACCGAGATTCATGACTTGCTCCTCTGCGACAGGTCTAAATCAAAAAACGCCCACCTAAATCGGGCCAAGCTATGCCAATGATACGCATAGTCCGTGGCTTTATGGTAGTCATTATCGCCAAATTAGCGACATGGCGAAAAAAGCAGATATTCTGATCAGGTTTGGCGAGCGAGTCCGTGAACTGCGTGCCGAACGGGGCTACTCGCAGGAGGCGTTTGCTCATATCTGCGAACTCGACCGCACCTACGTTGGTGGGATCGAGCGTGGGGAGAGAAATCTAGCGCTTCGTAACATCGAGCGGATTGCAGAATCGCTCGGCGTTTCGATCTCCGAACTGATGAAGGGGCTCTAACCCCAGCTCGGAAGGCCGGTTACGCGCCGGCTCAGTACAACACGACCGCAATTTTGGAGGTCAGCGGCGAGCCCACAATTGGAGGCGGCGCTGCTTGGATTTGGTTTCTAACTACTGTTTGCGTGTCGCCGTCGAGGACTAGATAGCCGATTTGCAGCGTTTCCAGGTCTCGAATCAGCTCGGCGATTTCCACAGCGTCGAGTGACGCCGCGTCATCCGCACCAAAGTAGGCCGTGGTTGCCGACGTTCCATGCGGCGTCATCTCTTCACGCCAGTAGCGGAGCGCAGCACGGATTGTGGCTAAATGGCGATGGTCGAGCATTCGCTGTTTGCCCTTAGTTCAATTGATCACGGTACAAGGGTCGCCTAGTTGTTGGACGGATTGCGTGCGACGCGCCGCCGCCGCGGTTTAGGACTGTTTCCCGAGTATTGAAAAAGCCCCGATTTGTTTGCATCTAGGCATCTTCCCGATGCCCATTTCCGAAGTTGCTCGATCGATTCGGCCGAGGTGACGGCCACGGGAACGACATACTGGGCCGCCTGAGCAAGAGGAACATCGAGCAAAGCCGCCAATCGACAGCAGGCTCTAATTTCGGCCCCCGTGAACTGATCGTCGCTTGGACAATCCTGATCCGCAGGGATCTCAAACAGCTCGCGATAGATTCCCCAAATTGTTTCTTTCTCTTTGCGGTCAGGCAGGTCGACAAAGAACACACCATCAAAGCGCTCGCTGCGGCTGAACTCTGGCGGAAGTTTGGCGACGTCGTTGGCGGTGCAGACGACGAAGACATCCGATTCATGGTCGTTCAGCCAGGAAAGGAACGTCCCGAACATTCGACTGGCGACGCCGGAATCATTGCTGCCGTTGATCCCAGAGAATGCCTTTTCCACTTCGTCGATCATCAGAATGCAGGGGGCCATCGCGTCCACGGTCCGCAGCGCGATCCGCGTCCGCTCCTCGCTCTGACCAACAAGTGAGCCCAATAGACTTCCGACATCCAAGAGCAGCACCGGTCGCCCCACTTCGCTCCCGAGCGCTTTGCAGAATTGTGATTTTCCACAACCAGGCGGCGAGAGCAGCATCACGCCTCGTGGACGTTTGAGCGGATTGCCTCGGCTCGGTCGCAGAAGGGCCCGATTGGTAAACGCCTTGAGCGAGTTCAAGCCACCGAGTTGACTGAAGTTATCTCCGCCGCGGTAGAGTTCGAGTAATCCGCTCTTTTTGAGCATTTGCGCCTTCTGCTCCCACAGCGTCGCCGCGGTTAGCCGGCCTTCGCGGACCAATGACAAGCTGAATGCCCCTTCGGCCTCGTAGCGGGTTAGGCCTACCGCCGCATCCAGCACGATTTCCCGCCCCGCTCCTTCGGGAAATTCTCCCTCCTCCGTTGCGATCCCTAGCGCGATCTCACGAAGCTGCGCGCGATCGGGCAGTTCATGTTCGAGCACGACGAACAGTTTTTCAAGCTCGACCGGAATGGTAACGATCGGCGAGAGAATCACGACGAAGGTGCGATTTTGCTTGCCGGCAAGCACCTGATGCGCCAAGGCCTGCACGATCTCTGCCGACTGGATAAACCGGTGAAAATTTTGCAGGACCACCAGCGTAGTACCATCGGGCGTAGCAAGCGTGTTGATTGCACGAATCGCCCTGAGCGGATCACCGGCCGACGATTCGGATTCATTTCCAGCGGTTCGCAGCCCCGATTCCAAATTCCAAGCGGACATCCGCCAGTTCTCTTCGCGACAAAGCTGCGCGATCGCCACGAGCGCATCCTGATGCTCGTGCGATTCGATCCATATGCCTGTGAAGCACGCGCGCACGTACTCCCCGAGCTGCTGATTCAATAACATTGAATGCCTCCATGAATGAGAGAGGTGACGTCCAGAAACAAAAGCGACGTCAAGAGACGCCTAGCTGCCGGAGCGAATCTGCTGCTGCACAGATTCAGATTGATGGAAGCCTGGCTTGAGCAGTTCGTCGAGCTGCAGTCCGAGGGCCTGCTCCAAATAACGACTCGCATCTCGGCATTCAGCGCCAACAAATCCCTTCGTCTCAACGCGGGTCTGGCCGTCCTTGGCGACCGTGATCTCGATGGTTCGATTCATGCCTGGCCTCGAACATTGACTGTAAGTTTGATGGAACCGTCTTCGAGCGACTGCTCAAACACGGAATGCCCTTTTTTGACAGCCTCCAGTTTGGCTTTCTCGACCGCATATCCCTGCAGGAATCGATCAAGATGACTACGGTCTCCCCAACGGCCGCCGTAGTTGTCAAAGGCGACTTTCGCCGTTGCGACGTCGCAGACGACCGGATAGCGCCAATCCGGCAACTTCACAGCCCAGCCTGTCTCGGACCGGCTAAAAAGCTTGGCCTGGCCGAAGACTGGCTCAGGCAGACGAAGTCGATCACACGCCAGCCGAATGGCGG
The nucleotide sequence above comes from Blastopirellula sp. J2-11. Encoded proteins:
- a CDS encoding DUF1257 domain-containing protein, with product MSHIVSIQTEVRDPAAIRLACDRLRLPEPVFGQAKLFSRSETGWAVKLPDWRYPVVCDVATAKVAFDNYGGRWGDRSHLDRFLQGYAVEKAKLEAVKKGHSVFEQSLEDGSIKLTVNVRGQA
- a CDS encoding AAA family ATPase, translated to MLLNQQLGEYVRACFTGIWIESHEHQDALVAIAQLCREENWRMSAWNLESGLRTAGNESESSAGDPLRAIRAINTLATPDGTTLVVLQNFHRFIQSAEIVQALAHQVLAGKQNRTFVVILSPIVTIPVELEKLFVVLEHELPDRAQLREIALGIATEEGEFPEGAGREIVLDAAVGLTRYEAEGAFSLSLVREGRLTAATLWEQKAQMLKKSGLLELYRGGDNFSQLGGLNSLKAFTNRALLRPSRGNPLKRPRGVMLLSPPGCGKSQFCKALGSEVGRPVLLLDVGSLLGSLVGQSEERTRIALRTVDAMAPCILMIDEVEKAFSGINGSNDSGVASRMFGTFLSWLNDHESDVFVVCTANDVAKLPPEFSRSERFDGVFFVDLPDRKEKETIWGIYRELFEIPADQDCPSDDQFTGAEIRACCRLAALLDVPLAQAAQYVVPVAVTSAESIEQLRKWASGRCLDANKSGLFQYSGNSPKPRRRRVARNPSNN
- a CDS encoding DUF2997 domain-containing protein, which produces MNRTIEITVAKDGQTRVETKGFVGAECRDASRYLEQALGLQLDELLKPGFHQSESVQQQIRSGS
- a CDS encoding helix-turn-helix domain-containing protein — protein: MAKKADILIRFGERVRELRAERGYSQEAFAHICELDRTYVGGIERGERNLALRNIERIAESLGVSISELMKGL